From a single Bacillus pseudomycoides DSM 12442 genomic region:
- a CDS encoding HBL/NHE enterotoxin family protein, which produces KILAVSTFLTITTANVVTPVTAFASEIEQTNTGDMSLSANEEQMKKALQDAGMFAKSMNEYSYLLINNPDVSFEGITINGYADLPIKIVQDQKNARAHAVTWDTQVKKQLLDTLTDIIEYDTKFDNHYGTLVEAINTGNEDTLKKGITDLRGEIQQNQEHAQKLIQELTKLKDDIGQDVRAFGSHKETLQSILKNQGADVETDQKRLDEVLGQVNYYKKLESDGLTMVKIPFIPTLISGGIMIGTARDNLGRLEPTLTELRKTVDYKITLNRVVGVAFHNISDMHSTIDNAITALTYMSTQWDDLDSQYSSVLGHIDKASQKADQNRYKFLNPNLNSAKDSWKTLRTDVVTLQEGMKIAEKKEQDLMNQLRPSNVFYFYKKIHNAYTFEIKTGTNAPNASYKVMNLTKNTVHNMWSGGPNTNMWADWLSFNPKDEFAVVAVVDGKEYIVYKDKVENIMN; this is translated from the coding sequence AAAATACTCGCTGTATCAACGTTTTTAACTATTACAACAGCTAATGTAGTTACACCAGTAACAGCCTTTGCAAGTGAAATTGAACAAACTAACACTGGAGATATGTCTCTTTCAGCAAATGAAGAACAAATGAAAAAAGCTTTGCAAGATGCTGGGATGTTTGCAAAATCTATGAATGAATATTCTTATTTATTAATCAATAATCCAGATGTGAGTTTTGAAGGAATTACTATTAATGGGTATGCAGATTTGCCTATTAAAATTGTACAAGATCAAAAGAATGCAAGAGCACATGCTGTTACATGGGATACGCAAGTGAAAAAACAGCTGTTAGATACATTGACAGACATTATTGAATATGATACAAAATTTGATAATCATTATGGAACATTAGTAGAGGCGATTAATACAGGGAATGAAGATACTTTAAAAAAAGGAATTACAGATTTACGAGGTGAAATTCAACAAAACCAAGAGCATGCACAAAAATTAATACAAGAATTAACTAAGTTAAAAGACGATATTGGACAAGATGTTAGAGCATTTGGAAGCCATAAAGAGACATTGCAATCGATTTTAAAAAACCAAGGTGCTGATGTGGAGACTGACCAAAAGCGTTTAGATGAAGTTTTAGGACAAGTAAACTATTATAAAAAATTAGAATCTGATGGATTAACAATGGTAAAGATCCCTTTTATTCCCACGCTGATTTCTGGTGGTATAATGATAGGTACAGCAAGAGATAATTTAGGCCGATTAGAGCCTACATTAACAGAATTACGTAAGACTGTAGATTATAAAATAACATTAAATCGTGTAGTTGGAGTTGCGTTTCATAATATTAGTGATATGCATAGTACGATTGATAATGCTATCACTGCTCTTACTTATATGTCCACGCAATGGGATGATTTAGACTCTCAATATTCGAGTGTACTGGGACATATTGATAAAGCATCTCAAAAAGCTGATCAAAATAGATATAAATTCTTAAACCCTAACTTGAATTCAGCTAAAGACAGTTGGAAAACATTAAGAACAGATGTTGTCACATTACAAGAAGGGATGAAAATTGCAGAGAAAAAAGAACAGGATCTTATGAATCAGCTTCGTCCATCAAACGTTTTCTACTTTTATAAAAAAATTCATAACGCATACACATTTGAAATAAAGACTGGAACAAATGCACCAAATGCGTCTTATAAAGTTATGAATTTAACTAAAAACACTGTTCATAACATGTGGAGTGGAGGACCAAATACAAACATGTGGGCTGACTGGCTTTCGTTCAATCCAAAAGATGAATTTGCGGTGGTAGCAGTAGTGGATGGGAAAGAATACATTGTATATAAAGACAAAGTAGAAAATATAATGAACTGA
- a CDS encoding helix-turn-helix transcriptional regulator: MLTKVKRIRLEKGMTQGELAKLTNVSRQTIGLIEKGEYNPSLKLCIEICKSLGVTLNDLFWEED, from the coding sequence ATGCTTACCAAAGTAAAGCGAATTCGACTTGAAAAGGGTATGACACAGGGGGAATTAGCAAAATTAACAAACGTAAGTAGACAGACAATCGGTCTAATAGAAAAAGGCGAATACAACCCATCTTTGAAATTATGTATTGAAATTTGTAAAAGTCTAGGTGTTACATTAAATGATTTATTTTGGGAGGAAGATTAA
- a CDS encoding helix-turn-helix domain-containing protein, with protein sequence MNNSIDIQHLCDLAHKAFNVPVHILSTDKKILYHSISDDVCSPFYSSKEEHLSDIYQENDPNNFPLFRCNSYLENFVLIHIVNHDYIKGSIIIGPTIHPKGSSDITFKIRKEFNSNNKIQERLAYYQCLPEIKKTTLIDIGILLHYMIFNEKLDVGIVLEKNKLLEEVPYKIVKPDLYILKRRQNNPETHNMALVHNYFLAIKEGNKEKLLQYMYAIPKEGDGIVLAADPLRNQKVLGIIAITLATRYAIDGNLPSDIAFSLSLLYIQTMEQLDNVDSVKRLSGDALRTFADRVKEYNAQKYSKTITACLNHIRKNVYNEISLNELADYLAITPTYLSKLFKKEVGIPLSEYIQRERVEEAKKLLTLTTYPLLDICTLLNFHDQSYFIKVFKKITNMTPRQYREKYTVI encoded by the coding sequence ATGAATAATTCCATCGACATACAACACTTGTGTGATCTCGCACATAAAGCCTTTAATGTACCTGTTCATATTTTATCTACAGACAAAAAAATCTTATATCATTCTATTTCTGATGATGTCTGTAGTCCATTTTATTCTTCTAAAGAAGAACATCTTAGTGACATTTATCAAGAAAATGATCCCAATAACTTCCCACTTTTCAGATGTAACAGTTATCTTGAAAATTTCGTCCTAATTCATATAGTAAATCATGATTATATAAAAGGGTCTATTATAATCGGTCCCACTATACATCCAAAGGGCTCAAGTGATATAACCTTTAAAATTCGGAAAGAATTTAACTCAAATAATAAAATTCAAGAAAGGCTAGCCTATTATCAGTGCCTACCTGAGATTAAAAAAACTACTTTAATTGATATCGGAATCTTATTACATTACATGATTTTCAATGAAAAGTTAGATGTAGGTATCGTTTTAGAAAAAAATAAATTGCTAGAGGAAGTTCCCTATAAAATTGTGAAACCTGATTTATATATTTTAAAACGCCGACAAAATAATCCTGAAACTCACAACATGGCATTAGTACATAATTATTTTTTAGCAATCAAAGAAGGAAATAAAGAAAAGTTATTACAATATATGTATGCAATTCCAAAAGAAGGTGATGGGATTGTTTTAGCAGCAGATCCACTCAGAAACCAAAAGGTTCTTGGAATTATTGCGATTACTCTAGCTACTCGATATGCGATAGATGGTAACCTTCCATCAGATATTGCTTTTTCTCTTAGTCTTTTGTATATACAAACTATGGAACAACTAGATAACGTAGACTCTGTAAAGCGATTGTCAGGAGACGCTTTACGTACTTTTGCAGATCGTGTGAAAGAATACAATGCGCAAAAGTATTCAAAAACGATTACTGCATGCCTGAATCATATTAGAAAAAATGTTTACAATGAAATATCTCTCAATGAACTCGCTGATTATTTGGCGATTACCCCTACTTATTTATCTAAATTATTTAAAAAAGAAGTGGGAATTCCTTTAAGTGAATATATTCAAAGGGAACGAGTAGAAGAAGCAAAAAAATTATTAACACTAACTACATATCCATTATTAGATATTTGTACTTTGCTTAACTTTCATGACCAAAGTTATTTTATAAAGGTTTTTAAAAAAATTACAAACATGACTCCTAGACAGTATCGTGAAAAATATACCGTAATATAA
- the rfbD gene encoding dTDP-4-dehydrorhamnose reductase encodes MKVLVTGAGGQLGKEFIAYFTEKGDTLYSFTRKELDVTDATSLNPIMKSLKPDLVLHCAAYTKVDAAEENWKEAYAVNALGTRNIAVASEAIGAKLVYFSTDYVFDGMHARDYHEFDQTNPLNVYGASKLAGEEAVRNFHSRYFIMRTSWLYGGEGPNFVRTMQTLAQTKKELRVVCDQIGCPTYTKDLVCKTGEMIQTNQYGTYHVSNRGECSWFEFATRIFQEMRVNVKVIPVKTEEYRAKAERPRYSVLQHLCLELNGFTSMRQWEEALREYIIETL; translated from the coding sequence GTGAAAGTACTTGTTACAGGAGCAGGAGGTCAGCTTGGTAAAGAATTTATTGCTTATTTTACAGAAAAAGGGGATACACTCTATAGTTTTACAAGAAAAGAATTAGATGTTACAGATGCTACGTCACTTAATCCTATCATGAAAAGCCTAAAACCAGATCTTGTCCTTCACTGCGCTGCGTATACAAAAGTAGATGCTGCTGAAGAAAATTGGAAAGAAGCATATGCTGTAAATGCATTGGGGACAAGAAACATAGCGGTAGCTTCGGAAGCAATAGGAGCGAAACTTGTTTATTTTAGTACGGATTATGTATTTGATGGAATGCATGCGCGTGATTACCACGAATTTGATCAAACAAATCCTCTCAATGTATATGGTGCTTCTAAGCTAGCAGGGGAAGAAGCAGTAAGAAACTTTCACAGTCGGTACTTTATTATGAGAACATCATGGTTGTATGGCGGGGAAGGTCCAAATTTTGTACGGACAATGCAGACGTTGGCTCAGACAAAAAAGGAGCTACGCGTTGTGTGTGATCAAATTGGGTGTCCTACTTATACAAAAGATTTAGTATGTAAAACCGGCGAAATGATACAAACGAATCAGTATGGAACCTACCATGTGTCAAATCGGGGGGAATGTTCTTGGTTTGAGTTTGCTACTCGTATTTTTCAGGAAATGAGGGTCAACGTTAAGGTCATCCCTGTGAAAACGGAAGAATATAGGGCGAAAGCAGAAAGACCACGCTATTCAGTTTTACAGCACCTGTGCCTAGAACTGAATGGTTTTACTTCTATGAGACAATGGGAGGAAGCGCTGAGAGAATATATAATAGAAACTTTGTAA
- the licT gene encoding BglG family transcription antiterminator LicT: MKIKKVLNNNVVLVENDNNTEMIVMGKGIAFKKKSGEDIDPSQVDKTFVLEAKGLTDKLAHLINEIPSEHLDLSDEIITYAKSKLPGKIGDNIYLTLTDHISFSISRFQQGFILKNALLWEVKKFYRNEYEVALHALQIIERKTGYKLPEDEAGSIALHLINAQQNQNDMEDTMNMTKMVNDVLTIVKYHYGLELDENSINYSRFVTHLRYFAYRLTHNQSTIEGEKELYEQVKAKYPEAYQCTQKVKAYIESTYGKKTNKDEMLYLMLHINRIKSRERHNN; this comes from the coding sequence ATGAAAATCAAAAAAGTATTAAACAATAACGTAGTCTTAGTAGAAAATGATAATAATACAGAAATGATTGTCATGGGTAAAGGTATTGCTTTCAAAAAAAAATCGGGCGAAGATATTGATCCTTCCCAAGTTGATAAAACATTTGTTTTAGAAGCAAAAGGTTTAACAGATAAATTAGCCCATCTCATTAACGAAATTCCATCCGAACATTTGGATTTATCGGATGAAATTATCACCTACGCTAAATCAAAGTTACCTGGAAAAATTGGTGATAATATTTATCTTACCTTAACCGATCATATTAGTTTTTCAATTTCTCGCTTTCAACAAGGTTTCATACTCAAAAACGCGTTGCTTTGGGAAGTAAAGAAATTCTATCGCAATGAATATGAAGTTGCCTTACACGCATTACAAATCATTGAAAGGAAAACTGGTTATAAGCTACCTGAGGATGAAGCTGGTTCGATTGCTCTTCACCTCATTAATGCTCAACAAAACCAAAATGATATGGAAGACACGATGAATATGACGAAAATGGTAAATGATGTTCTTACTATCGTTAAATATCATTACGGTTTAGAGCTAGATGAAAATTCAATTAATTATAGTCGCTTTGTTACTCATTTAAGATATTTTGCCTATAGACTGACTCATAATCAATCTACTATTGAAGGTGAGAAAGAATTATATGAACAAGTAAAGGCAAAATATCCTGAAGCTTATCAATGTACCCAAAAGGTAAAAGCTTATATTGAGTCTACTTATGGTAAAAAAACAAACAAAGATGAAATGCTTTATTTAATGCTTCACATTAACCGTATTAAATCACGAGAAAGACATAATAATTGA
- a CDS encoding cell surface protein, with amino-acid sequence MILQDQIIESDKTVKNLQNTITEIGDELAYTIRTRNTLLASLVKNLAIADTFPEGL; translated from the coding sequence TTGATTCTACAAGATCAAATCATAGAATCCGATAAAACAGTGAAGAACCTACAAAATACAATTACAGAAATAGGGGATGAACTGGCGTATACGATTCGAACAAGAAATACGCTTCTTGCTAGTCTTGTGAAAAATCTAGCCATTGCGGATACATTTCCAGAAGGATTGTAA
- a CDS encoding helix-turn-helix transcriptional regulator encodes MKNHVKIARVKADLTQQQLADAVGITRQTVSLIEKGKYNPSLKLCLQICYAVNANLDEIFWINQEDFE; translated from the coding sequence ATGAAAAATCACGTGAAAATTGCTCGTGTCAAAGCAGATTTAACACAACAGCAGCTTGCTGATGCAGTTGGTATTACAAGGCAAACCGTCAGCTTGATTGAAAAAGGGAAATATAACCCGTCACTAAAGCTATGTTTACAAATTTGCTATGCCGTAAATGCAAACTTAGACGAAATATTTTGGATAAATCAGGAGGATTTTGAATGA
- a CDS encoding beta-glucoside-specific PTS transporter subunit IIABC, whose product MSYTSLAKEILQHIGGENNVNSLEHCATRLRFKVKDSNKVNKEALENVKGVISVVQTGGQQQVVIGSHVSDVFKAINKIGNFSKDANETSEEKTSLSGKIFELISGTFTPLLAPLAGAGMLKALLGVLVMFDLLSDKSGTYAILSAAGNAILYFLPIMIGFTLATKLGANPYMGGIIGAALLEPNFTALLANGDTSSFLGIPVILMDYSSQIVPSFISVLIYAQLEKFLKKVIYKDLQMFLVPMLSLMIIVPLAAIAFGPFGTYVGKSVATGINFLSEHSGLLTGAVVGGTMVFLIMFGLHWALVPMSIENLMNGGDPIDPMWAASTFAQTGIALGIFLKTKNKETKSLAGSTALTGILAGVTEPILYGLIATHKRTLKYVVIVGAIGGAFIGAFKAENNAFALHSIFTLSGTTTPWLPYFLMIIMTVGGAAALTYFLGYENKEELQNTETSKEAGATVVKKEGIVSPLTGAITPLNQVKDAVFASEAMGKGIAIEPTVGEVHSPVNGVITTLFPTGHAVGITSDDGAEILIHIGIDTVQLEGKYFNAHVKTGDKVTKGQHLIDFDMEKIKEAGYLVTTPVIITNTAQYTDIIETNKEQITKNEDLLTLIF is encoded by the coding sequence ATGAGCTATACAAGCTTAGCTAAAGAAATTCTCCAACATATTGGTGGAGAGAATAACGTCAATAGTTTAGAACATTGTGCTACACGCTTACGCTTTAAAGTAAAAGACAGCAACAAAGTAAATAAAGAAGCATTAGAAAATGTGAAAGGTGTTATTAGCGTTGTTCAAACTGGTGGCCAACAACAAGTAGTAATTGGTAGCCATGTTTCTGATGTATTTAAAGCAATTAATAAAATCGGTAACTTTTCAAAAGATGCTAATGAAACATCTGAAGAAAAAACATCGCTTTCTGGAAAAATATTTGAATTAATTTCTGGTACGTTTACTCCATTACTAGCACCGCTTGCCGGAGCAGGTATGCTGAAGGCTCTTTTAGGCGTATTAGTCATGTTTGATTTGTTATCAGATAAAAGTGGTACGTATGCTATTTTATCTGCCGCTGGTAATGCTATTCTATACTTCTTGCCTATTATGATAGGTTTTACTTTAGCTACGAAATTAGGAGCTAACCCATACATGGGTGGTATTATTGGAGCCGCTCTATTAGAACCAAACTTTACAGCTTTATTAGCTAATGGAGATACAAGCTCATTCCTAGGAATACCAGTTATCTTGATGGACTATTCTTCTCAAATCGTACCATCATTTATCTCAGTACTTATTTACGCTCAATTAGAGAAATTCTTGAAAAAAGTTATATACAAAGATTTACAAATGTTCTTAGTACCAATGCTTTCATTAATGATTATCGTACCATTAGCTGCTATCGCATTCGGCCCTTTTGGAACCTATGTAGGTAAATCGGTTGCTACAGGAATTAATTTCTTAAGTGAACATAGCGGACTATTAACTGGGGCTGTTGTTGGTGGTACCATGGTTTTCCTTATTATGTTTGGATTACATTGGGCTCTTGTTCCAATGAGTATCGAAAACTTAATGAACGGTGGAGACCCAATCGACCCAATGTGGGCTGCAAGTACATTTGCTCAAACGGGTATCGCACTAGGTATCTTCTTAAAAACAAAAAACAAAGAAACAAAATCTCTTGCCGGTTCAACAGCATTAACAGGGATACTTGCAGGTGTAACAGAACCAATTCTATACGGATTAATTGCAACTCATAAACGTACATTAAAATATGTTGTTATTGTCGGAGCAATTGGTGGTGCTTTCATTGGGGCATTTAAAGCTGAAAACAATGCCTTTGCCCTTCATTCTATATTTACACTAAGTGGTACAACTACACCATGGCTTCCATATTTCTTAATGATTATCATGACAGTAGGGGGAGCAGCAGCCTTAACATATTTCTTAGGTTACGAGAATAAAGAGGAACTACAAAATACAGAAACATCTAAAGAAGCTGGTGCAACGGTTGTAAAAAAAGAAGGAATTGTAAGTCCTTTAACAGGAGCCATTACTCCTTTAAACCAAGTAAAAGATGCTGTATTTGCATCTGAGGCAATGGGAAAAGGGATTGCGATTGAGCCAACTGTTGGTGAAGTCCATTCACCAGTAAACGGTGTCATTACAACGCTCTTCCCTACTGGACATGCTGTTGGTATTACATCAGATGATGGAGCAGAAATTCTTATTCATATTGGAATTGATACGGTTCAATTAGAAGGAAAATATTTCAATGCACATGTTAAAACGGGTGACAAAGTAACAAAAGGGCAACATTTAATCGACTTTGATATGGAAAAAATTAAAGAGGCTGGCTACCTTGTAACAACACCTGTAATTATTACAAATACTGCACAGTATACGGATATCATTGAAACAAATAAAGAACAAATTACTAAAAATGAAGATTTATTAACTCTAATATTTTAA